One Cuculus canorus isolate bCucCan1 chromosome 1, bCucCan1.pri, whole genome shotgun sequence DNA segment encodes these proteins:
- the LOC128852499 gene encoding acrosin-like — protein sequence MLFFFFVLLALCLPVQGSWENCKGTCGLRPSVSYGYGSVRVVGGRDAQPGSWPGIVSVQKVRETHVFHACGGSLIHPQWVLTAAHCFVNSQDVPAWRVVAGTTSLTDMGPETQISYVRQIIIHDDYDKTTQANDIALMELYEPLQCTPYVQLACMPDFSLQLRQLRNCYVGGWGGTTARSGGLPPSLQEAKVPLIDLKVCNSSGWYHGDIHPHNLCAGYPQGGIDTCQGDSGGPLVCQDPHADHFWLVGVTSFGVGCARARRPGVYTSTRHFRDWVLTQITRHSVRAANATEEAWSHFPTTSYPVEMPETTEPSYFSSCLYALNKLLDFFTQLQEFLRVLKGGGA from the exons atgctcttcttcttctttgtcctGCTGGCCCTGTGCCTGCCTGTGCAGGGATCCTGGGAGAACTGCAA GGG GACCTGCGGACTGCGGCCCTCGGTTTCCTATGGCTACGGCTCAGTGCGTGTTGTTGGGGGCAGAGATGCCCAGCCAGGATCCTGGCCAGGGATTGTGAGTGTGCAGAAGGTCCGGGAGACGCACGTCTTTCACGCCTGTGGAGGGTCCCTCATCCACCCACAGTGGGTGCTGACGGCAGCCCACTGCTTCGTCAATAGCCA ggaTGTCCCAGCGTGGCGCGTGGTGGCCGGTACCACCTCCTTAACTGACATGGGCCCGGAGACACAAATCAGCTATGTCAGACAGATCATCATTCATGACGACTACGATAAAACCACTCAGGCGAATGACATCGCTCTGATGGAGCTCTATGAGCCTCTCCAGTGCACGCCCTACGTGCAGCTCGCCTGCATGCCTGACTTCTCCCTGCAACTGCGGCAGCTGAGAAACTGCTATGTTGGTGGCTGGGGGGGCACCACGGCCAGAT CTGGAGGACTACCCCCGTCGCTGCAGGAGGCCAAGGTCCCCCTCATTGACCTGAAAGTCTGTAACAGTAGCGGGTGGTACCATGGGGACATCCACCCCCACAACCTGTGTGCGGGCTATCCGCAAGGAGGCATCGACACCTGCCAG ggggACAGTGGAGGTCCTCTGGTCTGCCAGGATCCCCATGCTGACCACTTCTGGCTGGTGGGAGTGACCAGCTTTGGGGtaggctgtgccagagcccgTCGGCCGGGGGTCTACACCTCCACACGGCACTTCCGTGACTGGGTGCTGACTCAGATCACGCGGCACTCAGTCAGAGCAGCCAATGCAACAGAAGAAGCCTGGAGCCACTTTCCCACCACATCATACCCTGTGGAGATGCCCGAAACAACGGAACCAAGTTATTTTAGCTCCTGCCTCTATGCACTCAACAAGCTGCTGGACTTCTTCACTCAGCTGCAGGAGTTCCTGCGGGTCCTGAAAGGCGGAGGCGCATGA
- the LOC128852510 gene encoding acrosin-like — protein sequence MKMLFFFFVLLALCLPVQGSWENCKGTCGLRPSVSYGYGSVRVVGGRDAQPGSWPGIVSVQKVRETHVFHACGGSLIHPQWVLTAAHCFVNSQDVPAWRVVAGTTSLTDMGPETQISYVRQIIIHDDYDKTTQANDIALMELYEPLQCTPYVQLACMPDFSLQLRQLRNCYVGGWGGTTARSGGLPPSLQEAKVPLIDLRICNSSGWYHGDIHPHNLCAGYPQGGIDTCQGDSGGPLVCQDPHADHFWLVGVTSFGVGCARARRPGVYTSTRHFRNWILTQITRHSVRAANATEHAWSHIPTASNPVETPQTTEPSYFSSCLYALNKMLDFFTQLQEFLRVLKGGGA from the exons ATGAAGATGCTCTTCTTCTTTTTCGTCCTGCTGGCCCTGTGCCTGCCTGTGCAGGGATCCTGGGAGAACTGCAA GGG GACCTGCGGACTGCGGCCCTCGGTTTCCTATGGCTACGGCTCAGTGCGTGTTGTTGGGGGCAGAGATGCCCAGCCAGGATCCTGGCCAGGGATTGTGAGTGTGCAGAAGGTCCGGGAGACGCACGTCTTTCACGCCTGTGGAGGGTCCCTCATCCACCCACAGTGGGTGCTGACGGCAGCCCACTGCTTCGTCAATAGCCA ggaTGTCCCAGCGTGGCGCGTGGTGGCCGGTACCACCTCCTTAACTGACATGGGCCCGGAGACACAAATCAGCTATGTCAGACAGATCATCATTCATGACGACTACGATAAAACCACTCAGGCGAATGACATCGCTCTGATGGAGCTCTATGAGCCTCTCCAGTGCACGCCCTACGTGCAGCTCGCCTGCATGCCTGACTTCTCCCTGCAACTGCGGCAGCTGAGAAACTGCTATGTTGGTGGCTGGGGGGGCACCACGGCCAGAT CTGGAGGACTACCCCCGTCGCTGCAGGAGGCCAAGGTCCCCCTCATCGACCTTCGAATCTGTAACAGCAGCGGGTGGTACCATGGGGACATCCACCCCCACAACCTGTGTGCGGGCTATCCGCAAGGAGGCATCGACACCTGCCAG ggggACAGCGGGGGTCCTCTGGTCTGCCAGGATCCCCATGCTGACCACTTCTGGCTGGTGGGAGTGACCAGCTTTGGCGtaggctgtgccagagcccgTCGGCCGGGGGTCTACACCTCCACACGGCACTTCCGTAACTGGATCCTGACTCAGATCACGCGGCACTCAGTTAGAGCTGCCAACGCAACGGAACATGCCTGGAGCCACATTCCCACCGCATCAAACCCTGTGGAGACGCCTCAAACAACAGAGCCAAGTTATTTCAGCTCCTGCCTCTATGCACTCAACAAGATGCTGGACTTCTTCACTCAGCTGCAGGAGTTCCTGCGGGTCCTGAAAGGCGGAGGCGCATGA